A single genomic interval of Anopheles marshallii chromosome 2, idAnoMarsDA_429_01, whole genome shotgun sequence harbors:
- the LOC128718622 gene encoding serine-enriched protein-like, whose product MTHLEQHRSSISSAKSPCLSRQGTLRSSHRRKSSLGASLNLSQGRRSPSSMLNDRSPSGRPKSPNLLITDQAYASSFDRRSPTAMSFSGRRSPSGLRSPSGGLRSPSGRRSPLGFNLQSEYSDLLQSQQERFSPNSLSSHQSASGPDRRTSPTIHLPPERSRSPVGFGSRLGGSLYGPGSESRSSRTSPTTLGTIPPITISNPSETYEIVQKSIETNQQQRSPKSPKSPKSPMKPDPGAVGSAPEKKEKTSVMKEILAFVRKPSKKVTTRTSKFAAAFTRTESTTGAPLLRQSTFSSIQNSSSCAGRNAITKQMSEIAFEPIMSSLKWKNVGSKMSLKSLKKLSQGMSVTSDGRSRDKRSSGDEVSDVESSDGTAATTSAGIAGGPDAVFEVLESVHFEKVGEAYIKHDQIREEESPRGSQDSAAGSDDEGRNGADSGRLRVTAVSEIKKSLEALFTRQEPIDEAGEIGMGREPDAIQCPTFEIEPPSRRASFDPPRSPFLENLRSLSDTDHEGTHHSRLDSGGDSFEMIDTTDRMPGSSVSGDRHSSMDTSFDISRYQSTSYEDQNSSFELVELDNSQRGDKTLSPFDIRKSSIELVDAETFQRSGYPEGRKSSLETHFDLADSYQQHHQQRSASPRSAFSVISSSRAPTRKQISEPGRCRDSLPRSGTGPSTSTGMKTHYSAPHRAKSPLSNQTSSNFSSRDSYDSIFESTGPPPHYHSQQRSPYSSSDPKQHFPLPPRKSSNESPRFLCTDKRCAAIFEPRPSVGSIGPVGTVMAGTASGRLSSCYLDTSSGSEFEPPSPRRAASASPKHTFTFRIVLKKVDSSPDAICPSAERRQLREKAESRHKRRDSRRKKLLEIGKSF is encoded by the coding sequence ATGACCCATCTGGAACAGCACCGCAGTTCGATCAGTTCAGCCAAGAGTCCGTGTCTGTCACGCCAGGGTACGCTGCGTTCATCGCACCGGCGGAAGAGCAGTCTCGGCGCATCGCTCAACCTGAGCCAGGGTCGCCGAAGTCCGAGCAGCATGCTGAACGATCGAAGTCCATCCGGACGTCCAAAAAGTCCCAACCTGCTCATTACCGATCAAGCGTATGCGTCCAGCTTCGATCGACGGTCACCGACGGCGATGTCCTTCTCGGGACGCCGCAGTCCATCTGGTCTACGGTCACCTTCCGGTGGTCTGCGGTCGCCTTCCGGACGTCGTAGCCCACTCGGCTTCAACCTGCAGTCGGAGTACTCGGATCTGCTGCAAAGCCAGCAGGAACGATTCAGCCCCAACTCGCTCAGCAGCCACCAGTCGGCGAGTGGACCGGATCGGCGTACGAGCCCAACCATCCATCTACCTCCAGAGCGTAGTCGCAGTCCGGTCGGGTTCGGGTCCCGGCTCGGAGGCAGCCTGTACGGGCCAGGATCGGAGTCTCGCTCGTCCCGCACCAGCCCCACCACCCTCGGTACCATTCCGCCGATCACCATCTCCAATCCCTCGGAGACGTACGAGATCGTACAGAAGTCTATCGAAACGAACCAACAGCAGCGCAGCCCCAAAAGTCCCAAGAGCCCCAAAAGCCCTATGAAACCCGACCCGGGTGCGGTTGGGTCGGCGccggaaaaaaaagagaaaacgagCGTCATGAAGGAGATACTAGCGTTCGTGCGCAAACCCTCGAAGAAGGTAACCACACGCACGAGCAAATTTGCAGCCGCCTTCACGCGCACCGAATCTACCACCGGCGCGCCTCTGTTGCGTCAGAGCACGTTCTCCAGCATTCAGAACTCATCCAGCTGCGCGGGACGGAATGCGATCACGAAACAGATGTCGGAGATTGCGTTCGAACCGATCATGTCGTCGCTCAAGTGGAAGAATGTCGGATCCAAGATGTCGCTGAAATCGCTCAAAAAGCTATCCCAAGGTATGAGCGTTACCTCGGACGGGCGCTCGCGGGATAAGCGTTCCAGCGGTGATGAGGTGAGCGATGTCGAGAGTAGCGATGGAACAGCGGCCACCACCTCAGCCGGCATTGCTGGTGGGCCGGATGCCGTGTTTGAAGTGCTCGAGAGCGTTCATTTTGAGAAGGTCGGCGAAGCGTACATCAAGCACGATCAGATACGGGAGGAGGAAAGCCCCCGAGGCTCCCAGGATAGTGCGGCCGGTAGTGATGATGAGGGGCGCAATGGCGCGGACAGTGGTCGTCTCAGGGTGACGGCTGTCAGTGAGATCAAAAAGTCTCTGGAGGCTCTTTTTACGCGCCAGGAACCCATTGATGAGGCGGGTGAGATAGGGATGGGCCGGGAACCGGACGCTATCCAGTGTCCGACGTTTGAAATTGAACCACCCTCGAGAAGGGCCTCGTTCGATCCACCTCGATCACCGTTCCTAGAGAATCTGCGTAGTCTCAGTGATACCGATCACGAGGGAACGCATCATAGCCGGCTGGATTCGGGTGGAGATAGTTTCGAAATGATCGACACCACGGATCGAATGCCGGGCTCGAGTGTTTCCGGTGATCGTCACTCGTCGATGGACACCAGCTTCGATATCTCACGCTATCAATCAACCAGCTACGAGGATCAGAACTCCAGCTTCGAGCTGGTAGAGCTGGACAACTCCCAGCGCGGTGACAAAACTCTCTCCCCGTTCGACATTCGCAAATCGTCGATCGAGCTGGTCGATGCAGAAACCTTCCAACGTTCCGGCTACCCCGAAGGTCGCAAATCTTCGCTCGAAACGCACTTCGATCTGGCCGACAGCTATCAACAGCATCACCAGCAACGCTCCGCTAGTCCCCGATCGGCGTTTTCCGTCATCTCAAGCTCGCGGGCTCCCACCCGCAAGCAGATCTCCGAACCGGGACGCTGTCGGGACTCACTGCCAAGATCGGGTACTGGGCCATCTACCAGCACCGGCATGAAAACGCACTATTCGGCACCTCATCGTGCCAAGTCACCGCTCTCCAACCAGACCTCGTCCAACTTCAGCTCGCGCGACAGCTACGACTCGATCTTTGAGTCTACCGGTCCACCGCCTCACTACCACTCCCAGCAGAGGAGTCCCTACTCGTCATCCGACCCGAAGCAACACTTTCCTCTGCCACCGCGCAAATCGTCGAACGAGTCGCCCCGGTTCCTCTGCACCGACAAGCGTTGTGCCGCCATCTTCGAACCGCGTCCATCGGTCGGTTCGATCGGGCCGGTCGGTACGGTTATGGCGGGGACGGCGTCCGGTCGGCTGTCATCCTGCTACCTGGACACCTCGAGCGGCAGCGAGTTTGAACCACCGTCACCGCGCCGTGCCGCCAGTGCCTCACCCAAGCACACCTTCACCTTCCGGATCGTGCTGAAGAAGGTGGACAGCTCGCCGGACGCGATCTGTCCGTCCGCCGAACGGCGCCAGCTGCGGGAAAAGGCCGAAAGCCGCCACAAACGGCGCGACAGCCGCCGGAAGAAGCTGCTCGAAATAGGGAAAAGTTTCTAA
- the LOC128715287 gene encoding serine-enriched protein-like isoform X1, whose protein sequence is MPEVLPLSGMADAEPDLSTFENKSGLAEDMKFLASMPELCDVTFLVGETREPVCAVKAVLAARSRVFQKMLYQAPSPQRKKEPPPRENKLRLFLKRSSEPLLNLQNAAQQRSGFNQQLAPIAEPPGQQHQTLIIEEFEPDVFRQLIEYIHTGCVTLQPRTLLGVMNAADYYGLEELRRACGGFVQCCINVDTVCALLASAERYIQYKCTKSLVQKVLEFVDEHGNEVLNLGSFTLLPQHVVRLILAREELRADEFTKFQAALMWSKKYCDSNQNTPLKEVIGNFLEYIQFHKIPANVLMREVHPLGLVPYSIIMNALAYQADPASVDPGKLSPNSSRVRRARQSHGRSMSVQSSLDPYGSNTTLSSSGSSDPASGPPHSN, encoded by the exons ATGCCTGAAGTGTTACCACTTTCTGGCATGGCTGACGCCGAGCCGGACCTCTCGACGTTCGAGAACAAGTCCGGCCTGGCGGAGGACATGAAGTTTCTCGCCTCGATGCCGGAACTGTGCGACGTGACGTTTCTCGTCGGTGAAACGCGCGAACCTGTCTGTGCGGTCAAGGCGGTACTGGCCGCCCGGTCACGCGTCTTCCAGAAGATGCTCTACCAGGCACCATCACCGCAGCGCAAAAAGGAACCGCCACCGCGCGAGAACAAACTGCGACTCTTTCTGAAGCGTTCCTCGGAACCGCTGCTGAATCTACAGAATGCGGCACAACAG AGAAGCGGCTTCAATCAGCAACTAGCGCCTATTGCGGAG CCGCCGGGCCAACAGCACCAAACGCTTATTATCGAAGAGTTTGAGCCGGACGTATTCCGGCAGCTGATCGAATACATTCACACCGGTTGTGTGACACTGCAGCCACGTACCCTGCTCGGTGTGATGAACGCCGCCGACTACTACGGGCTCGAGGAGCTCCGGCGCGCTTGTGGTGGCTTCGTGCAGTGTTGCATTAATGTGGATACCGTGTGCGCGCTGCTGGCGTCGGCCGAACGCTACATCCAGTACAAGTGTACCAAGAGCCTGGTACAGAAGGTGCTCGAGTTTGTCGACGAGCATGGTAACGAGGTGCTGAATCTGGGTAGCTTCACACTACTGCCCCAGCATGTCGTGCGGCTGATACTGGCGCGGGAGGAGCTGCGCGCGGACGAGTTCACCAAGTTCCAGGCGGCGCTGATGTGGAGCAAGAAGTACTGCGACTCCAACCAGAACACCCCGCTGAAGGAGGTGATTGGGAACTTTCTCGAGTACATACAGTTCCACAAGATCCCGGCAAACGTGCTGATGCGCGAGGTGCACCCGCTCGGGCTGGTACCGTACTCCATCATCATGAACGCGCTGGCGTACCAG GCAGACCCAGCAAGTGTGGACCCCGGAAAGCTCTCCCCCAACTCCAGCCGAGTAAGGCGGGCGAGGCAATCGCACGGTCGCTCGATGTCCGTGCAGAGCTCGCTCGACCCGTACGGCTCCAACACGACGCTTAGCTCCAGTGGCAGCAGTGATCCAGCTAGTGGACCACCTCACAGCAACTAA
- the LOC128715287 gene encoding serine-enriched protein-like isoform X2 yields the protein MPEVLPLSGMADAEPDLSTFENKSGLAEDMKFLASMPELCDVTFLVGETREPVCAVKAVLAARSRVFQKMLYQAPSPQRKKEPPPRENKLRLFLKRSSEPLLNLQNAAQQPPGQQHQTLIIEEFEPDVFRQLIEYIHTGCVTLQPRTLLGVMNAADYYGLEELRRACGGFVQCCINVDTVCALLASAERYIQYKCTKSLVQKVLEFVDEHGNEVLNLGSFTLLPQHVVRLILAREELRADEFTKFQAALMWSKKYCDSNQNTPLKEVIGNFLEYIQFHKIPANVLMREVHPLGLVPYSIIMNALAYQADPASVDPGKLSPNSSRVRRARQSHGRSMSVQSSLDPYGSNTTLSSSGSSDPASGPPHSN from the exons ATGCCTGAAGTGTTACCACTTTCTGGCATGGCTGACGCCGAGCCGGACCTCTCGACGTTCGAGAACAAGTCCGGCCTGGCGGAGGACATGAAGTTTCTCGCCTCGATGCCGGAACTGTGCGACGTGACGTTTCTCGTCGGTGAAACGCGCGAACCTGTCTGTGCGGTCAAGGCGGTACTGGCCGCCCGGTCACGCGTCTTCCAGAAGATGCTCTACCAGGCACCATCACCGCAGCGCAAAAAGGAACCGCCACCGCGCGAGAACAAACTGCGACTCTTTCTGAAGCGTTCCTCGGAACCGCTGCTGAATCTACAGAATGCGGCACAACAG CCGCCGGGCCAACAGCACCAAACGCTTATTATCGAAGAGTTTGAGCCGGACGTATTCCGGCAGCTGATCGAATACATTCACACCGGTTGTGTGACACTGCAGCCACGTACCCTGCTCGGTGTGATGAACGCCGCCGACTACTACGGGCTCGAGGAGCTCCGGCGCGCTTGTGGTGGCTTCGTGCAGTGTTGCATTAATGTGGATACCGTGTGCGCGCTGCTGGCGTCGGCCGAACGCTACATCCAGTACAAGTGTACCAAGAGCCTGGTACAGAAGGTGCTCGAGTTTGTCGACGAGCATGGTAACGAGGTGCTGAATCTGGGTAGCTTCACACTACTGCCCCAGCATGTCGTGCGGCTGATACTGGCGCGGGAGGAGCTGCGCGCGGACGAGTTCACCAAGTTCCAGGCGGCGCTGATGTGGAGCAAGAAGTACTGCGACTCCAACCAGAACACCCCGCTGAAGGAGGTGATTGGGAACTTTCTCGAGTACATACAGTTCCACAAGATCCCGGCAAACGTGCTGATGCGCGAGGTGCACCCGCTCGGGCTGGTACCGTACTCCATCATCATGAACGCGCTGGCGTACCAG GCAGACCCAGCAAGTGTGGACCCCGGAAAGCTCTCCCCCAACTCCAGCCGAGTAAGGCGGGCGAGGCAATCGCACGGTCGCTCGATGTCCGTGCAGAGCTCGCTCGACCCGTACGGCTCCAACACGACGCTTAGCTCCAGTGGCAGCAGTGATCCAGCTAGTGGACCACCTCACAGCAACTAA
- the LOC128715287 gene encoding serine-enriched protein-like isoform X3, whose amino-acid sequence MPEVLPLSGMADAEPDLSTFENKSGLAEDMKFLASMPELCDVTFLVGETREPVCAVKAVLAARSRVFQKMLYQAPSPQRKKEPPPRENKLRLFLKRSSEPLLNLQNAAQQPPGQQHQTLIIEEFEPDVFRQLIEYIHTGCVTLQPRTLLGVMNAADYYGLEELRRACGGFVQCCINVDTVCALLASAERYIQYKCTKSLVQKVLEFVDEHGNEVLNLGSFTLLPQHVVRLILAREELRADEFTKFQAALMWSKKYCDSNQNTPLKEVIGNFLEYIQFHKIPANVLMREVHPLGLVPYSIIMNALAYQTQQVWTPESSPPTPAE is encoded by the exons ATGCCTGAAGTGTTACCACTTTCTGGCATGGCTGACGCCGAGCCGGACCTCTCGACGTTCGAGAACAAGTCCGGCCTGGCGGAGGACATGAAGTTTCTCGCCTCGATGCCGGAACTGTGCGACGTGACGTTTCTCGTCGGTGAAACGCGCGAACCTGTCTGTGCGGTCAAGGCGGTACTGGCCGCCCGGTCACGCGTCTTCCAGAAGATGCTCTACCAGGCACCATCACCGCAGCGCAAAAAGGAACCGCCACCGCGCGAGAACAAACTGCGACTCTTTCTGAAGCGTTCCTCGGAACCGCTGCTGAATCTACAGAATGCGGCACAACAG CCGCCGGGCCAACAGCACCAAACGCTTATTATCGAAGAGTTTGAGCCGGACGTATTCCGGCAGCTGATCGAATACATTCACACCGGTTGTGTGACACTGCAGCCACGTACCCTGCTCGGTGTGATGAACGCCGCCGACTACTACGGGCTCGAGGAGCTCCGGCGCGCTTGTGGTGGCTTCGTGCAGTGTTGCATTAATGTGGATACCGTGTGCGCGCTGCTGGCGTCGGCCGAACGCTACATCCAGTACAAGTGTACCAAGAGCCTGGTACAGAAGGTGCTCGAGTTTGTCGACGAGCATGGTAACGAGGTGCTGAATCTGGGTAGCTTCACACTACTGCCCCAGCATGTCGTGCGGCTGATACTGGCGCGGGAGGAGCTGCGCGCGGACGAGTTCACCAAGTTCCAGGCGGCGCTGATGTGGAGCAAGAAGTACTGCGACTCCAACCAGAACACCCCGCTGAAGGAGGTGATTGGGAACTTTCTCGAGTACATACAGTTCCACAAGATCCCGGCAAACGTGCTGATGCGCGAGGTGCACCCGCTCGGGCTGGTACCGTACTCCATCATCATGAACGCGCTGGCGTACCAG ACCCAGCAAGTGTGGACCCCGGAAAGCTCTCCCCCAACTCCAGCCGAGTAA
- the LOC128708519 gene encoding putative polypeptide N-acetylgalactosaminyltransferase 9 — protein sequence MALLGRRRSSFLKLAALCGVVWFMAVFVLYSDDANRTGPSGSGSGAASGGGAMEYETPRRLPLEGIRNKFNQFIENARLDADRQDPVVPDHAADVNFVDHNGLEDGGDDGEAGVGGVEPDVDEPPVVKTAKATPSKPNRGQDHGGGLVLPGVIAPPSDGPGELGKPVVLPKELSPDVKKLVDEGWTKNAFNQYVADMISIRRTLPDPRDAWCKETDRYMEDLPPTSVIICFHNEAWSVLLRTVHSVLDRSPDHLVKEVILVDDFSDMPHTQKQLEEYFLAYPKVKIVRAAKREGLIRARLLGARHATAPVLTYLDSHCECTIGWLEPLLDRIARNSTTVVCPVIDVIDDNTMEYHYRDSGGVNVGGFDWNLQFNWHAVPEREKRKHKSPAEPVWSPTMAGGLFAIDRVFFERLGTYDSGFDIWGGENLELSFKTWMCGGSLEIVPCSHVGHIFRKRSPYKWRTGVNVIKRNSVRLAEVWMDEYAQYYYQRIGNDKGDYGDVSTRKKLREELGCKSFRWYLDNIYPELFVPGDAVASGEIRNLWSNLCIDSAAKPEDMHSPLGIWPCHQAGGNQGKVGAPDQHMFSRYWMLSKTGEIRRDEACLDYAGDDVVLYPCHGSRGNQYWNYSNDSHLLRHGSSDRCLAINEAKNKLIMQDCNAAVEAQRWSFQNYDASKL from the exons ATGGCATTGCTTGGTAGACGGAGATCCTCCTTCCTAAAGCTAGCCGCCCTGTgcggtgtggtgtggtttaTGGCTGTGTTTGTGCTCTACTCGGACGATGCAAACCGGACGGGTCCGAGCGGTAGCGGCAGTGGTGCGGCCAGCGGGGGAGGTGCGATGGAATACGAAACTCCCCGGCGGTTACCGCTGGAGGGCATCCGGAACAAGTTCAATCAGTTCATCGAGAACGCACGGTTGGACGCGGATCGGCAGGACCCGGTAGTGCCGGACCATGCGGCGGATGTGAATTTTGTCGATCACAACGGCTTGGAggatggtggtgatgacgGCGAGGCAGGAGTCGGTGGCGTTGAGCCGGACGTCGATGAGCCGCCGGTAGTGAAGACCGCGAAAGCAACACCGTCAAAGCCAAACAGAGGACAAGACCATGGAGGTG GTCTTGTGCTGCCCGGTGTGATTGCCCCACCAAGCGATGGACCGGGCGAGCTGGGAAAACCGGTCGTCCTGCCCAAGGAACTTTCGCCCGACGTGAAAAAGCTGGTCGATGAAGGATGGACCAAGAACGCTTTCAACCAGTACGTGGCGGACATGATCTCCATCCGGCGAACGCTGCCCGATCCGCGGGACGCTTGGTGCAAAGAGACGGATCGATACATGGAAGATCTGCCACCGACATCCGTCATCATTTGCTTCCACAACGAGGCGTGGTCGGTGTTGCTACGTACCGTGCATTCCGTACTCGACCGTTCACCCGATCATCTGGTGAAGGAAGTGATACTTGTGGACGATTTCTCTGATATGC CTCACACACAGAAGCAGCTGGAGGAATACTTCCTCGCCTACCCGAAGGTGAAGATCGTACGTGCGGCGAAACGCGAGGGACTCATCCGTGCCCGTCTGCTCGGTGCCCGACATGCAACAGCTCCAGTGTTAACGTATCTCGATTCTCACTGCGAATGTACTATCG GATGGTTGGAGCCGTTGCTTGATAGAATCGCGCGTAACTCCACAACGGTGGTCTGTCCTGTGATTGACGTCATCGATGACAACACGATGGAGTATCATTATCGCGATTCGGGTGGTGTTAATGTGGGCGGTTTCGACTGGAACCTGCAGTTCAACTGGCACGCTGTACCGGAGCGTGAAAAGCGCAAACATAAG AGTCCTGCGGAACCCGTTTGGTCACCGACGATGGCAGGCGGTCTGTTTGCGATCGATCGTGTATTTTTCGAGCGGCTCGGCACGTACGATTCCGGGTTCGACATCTGGGGTGGTGAAAATTTGGAGCTCTCCTTCAAGACGTGGATGTGCGGTGGCTCGCTAGAGATTGTGCCCTGTTCGCACGTTGGTCACATCTTCCGGAAACGTTCACCGTACAAG TGGCGAACGGGTGTGAATGTGATCAAGCGTAACTCGGTCCGGTTAGCTGAGGTGTGGATGGATGAGTACGCACAGTACTACTACCAGCGTATTGGTAATGATAAGGGCGATTATGGTGATGTGAGCACGCGTAAGAAGCTACGCGAAGAGCTTGGTTGCAAATCGTTCCGATGGTACTTGGACAACATCTATCCGGAGCTGTTCGTGCCTGGTGATGCAGTTGCTTCTGGCGAG ATTCGGAACCTGTGGTCTAATCTGTGTATCGATTCGGCGGCAAAACCCGAGGACATGCATTCGCCGTTGGGCATTTGGCCCTGCCATCAGGCCGGCGGCAACCAG GGCAAGGTGGGCGCACCCGACCAGCATATGTTCTCCCGT TACTGGATGCTGAGCAAAACGGGTGAGATCCGACGGGATGAGGCGTGCCTCGATTACGCCGGCGATGACGTTGTACTGTACCCGTGCCACGGTTCCCGGGGCAACCAGTACTGGAACTATTCGAACGACTCGCACCTGCTGCGGCACGGTTCATCGGACCGGTGTCTGGCAATCAACGAGGCCAAGAACAAGCTGATCATGCAAGACTGCAATGCGGCCGTGGAGGCACAACGGTGGTCCTTCCAGAACTATGACGCCAGCAAGCTGTGA